TGGAGTTGTTATAAAAAACAAAGGAAGCTGGATCGCGTCGTCGCTCCAAATTTAGAGGTTGGAAGTTAGATGTTAGAAGTTGGATGAAATTGGTTTTGCCAATTTCCCTTTTTTTCTTTTGCGAAGACGAATGCTGGACTGCTTCGCTAAACGCTCGCAGAGACAACGGGCGAGTGGGGAATGATGCGATCCAGCCAATACAAAAACCGCCGAGTTTTCCGAAGGAAAACTCGGCGGTTTTTTGTTGTCTAACGTTAGGGTAACGTTACCCTAACGATATTTTAGATTAACCTTGTTTCACCGCGTCTTTCAAAGCTTTGGAAGCTCTGAATTTTGGAACTCGCATTGCTTTCACTTCAATCGCTTCACCAGTGCGCGGGTTGCGCGCTGTGCGCGCCGCTCTCATTTTGGCGGAGAAGATCCCAAATCCGGCCACAGACGCGTCCTCGCCTTTTTTAAGCGTATTGGTAATAGCGTCAAAAACGGCGTCCACCGCTTTTTCAGCGTCAACTTTTGTGCCTCCTAACACCCCACTCACTACTTCAATTATTGCTTGTTTATTCATAACAAAATTTTGATTAAAATTAATAAAAAACGACTATTATTTATGCTTTGAATTATGCCTTAATTATAGCATAGCCCAAAGTCCCTACTGATAATACGCTTCTATTATATAATAAGCCATTTTTTACGCAAGCCCTTGAGACATAAGAATATTAAAACATAAAAATACGAGAACAAGGACGGATTTTGGCTTCGCCAAAATCCGTCTTCGCGAGAAGTGGAGCGACGACACGATCCAGCAATCGTCTTCGCAAAAAAAGGGAACTTGGCAAAGCCAATTTCATCCAACTTCTAATATCTAACTTCCAACCTCTAAATTTGGAACGACGACGCGATCCAACTTCCCGTCTTCGCAAATTTGCAAAAATTGGTGGACTGGATCGCTTCGCTAAACGCTCACAAAGACGGGTTGAGACGGCGGGCAAAGCCCGCCGTCTCTTTGTTTTAATGTTTTAATGTTCTCGTGTTCTCGTGTTCTCGTGTTTTAATGATTCTATCTTGCATATTCAATCACCCTTGATTCCCGAATCACATTCACCTTGATCTCCCCTGGATATTTTAATTCATTTTCAATTTTCAAGGCAATATTTCGCGCCAATTTTTTGGCTTCTATATCGGAAATCTCGTCTGGTCGCACCAAAACCCGAATTTCCCGTCCAGCTTGAATCGCATACGCCTTATCAATTCCCTGAAAAGAATTCGCGATATCCTCCAATTCTTTCAAGCGTTTCAAATAATTTTCCACATTATCCCGACGCGCCCCTGGTCGTCCGCCTGAAATAGAGTCGGCAATTTGAACAATCACCGATTCAACGGTTTCATAAGGGTGTTCCTCATGATGAGACTGCATCGCTTGAATGATTTTCTCATCCGCCCCGAATTTCTGCAAAATTCTTTTGCCGATTTCAACATGGGTGCCCTGCACTTCGTGGTCAATCGCCTTGCCAATATCGTGCAAGAGCGCGCCAGCTTTGGCGATAGCGACATTCGCCCCTAATTCTTCCGCCAACATTCCCGCCAAATGCGACATTTCAATGGAGTGTTGCAAAACATTCTGCCCATAACTGGTTCTAAAATACAACCGTCCTAAAATAGAAACAATCCGCGGGTCCAAATTGACAATCCCACATTCATAAACCGCCTGCTCGCCCTTTTTCTTTATCAATTTATTGATTTCCAATTTGGCTTTTTCCAGAAATTCCTCAATGCGCGCTGGCTGAATTCTGCCGTCAATAATCAAATTTTCCAAAGCGGCGCGCGCGATTTGACGCCGAATCGGATCATAAGATGAAATTGTAATAGAACCTGGAGTATCATCCACAATCACCTCCGTGCCGGAAGCTCTTTCAAATGCTCTGATATTTTTGCCTTCTTTCCCTATAATTTTCCCTTTAATATCGTCCGAGGGAATGCTAATAGTTGTGGACAAGACATCCGCCGCCACGGAATTTCCCATTCTATGAATACTGGTGATTAAAATATCTTGCGCCTTTTTTTCAAGTTTTTCTTCACCGGTTTGTTCCAATTTTTGCAAACGAGTCGCCAAATCTTCCGCATAATTTTTTTCAATTATGGTCAATAATTGTTCCTTGGCTTCAGTTTCGCTCAATTTTGCGATTCTTTCCAAATCTTGTTGTTCTTTTTCTTTTAATTTTTCCAAATTGGCCCGCACCGCTTCAATTTTAGAGATTTTCTCTTCAATTTTCTTTGTTTCCGCGCTTAATTCCAATTGGCGTTTGTCCAAAAAATCTTCTTTTTTGATCAAGCGTTCCTCTGTTTTTTGCGCTTGTTTTTCTTTTTCTTTTTTCTCCTTTTCCGCTTCTTGAATTACATCGTTTGATTTTTTGTCCGCCTCGGAAATAATATTTTTGTATTTTTCTTGAGCATCCAAGGTCATTTGTTGAATTTTCAACTCAATTGAACCTTTTTT
This genomic interval from Pseudomonadota bacterium contains the following:
- a CDS encoding HU family DNA-binding protein; this translates as MNKQAIIEVVSGVLGGTKVDAEKAVDAVFDAITNTLKKGEDASVAGFGIFSAKMRAARTARNPRTGEAIEVKAMRVPKFRASKALKDAVKQG
- the rny gene encoding ribonuclease Y, which translates into the protein MSLTTVIFLLAVFAVGGIAFGYFLRWALTFGKKGSIELKIQQMTLDAQEKYKNIISEADKKSNDVIQEAEKEKKEKEKQAQKTEERLIKKEDFLDKRQLELSAETKKIEEKISKIEAVRANLEKLKEKEQQDLERIAKLSETEAKEQLLTIIEKNYAEDLATRLQKLEQTGEEKLEKKAQDILITSIHRMGNSVAADVLSTTISIPSDDIKGKIIGKEGKNIRAFERASGTEVIVDDTPGSITISSYDPIRRQIARAALENLIIDGRIQPARIEEFLEKAKLEINKLIKKKGEQAVYECGIVNLDPRIVSILGRLYFRTSYGQNVLQHSIEMSHLAGMLAEELGANVAIAKAGALLHDIGKAIDHEVQGTHVEIGKRILQKFGADEKIIQAMQSHHEEHPYETVESVIVQIADSISGGRPGARRDNVENYLKRLKELEDIANSFQGIDKAYAIQAGREIRVLVRPDEISDIEAKKLARNIALKIENELKYPGEIKVNVIRESRVIEYAR